A portion of the Bacillota bacterium genome contains these proteins:
- a CDS encoding Trk family potassium uptake protein, with translation MVRRIAGLSGWKLRPAQVLGLGYLIVILGGGLLLQMPASCQPGVQLSFLDAVFMATSATCVTGLSVLDVATSFSTFGQLVIMLLIQIGGLGIMTISTLFALLLGKRIGLRHRLAIQEELNTITLSGVVRLIRLVLGLSLGLEILGAGFLFIRWMGKMPIGQALYFAVFHSVSAFNNAGFVILGPNLEAYVGDVLVNIVLSLLVIAGGLGFLVIGELLLKSLLLRSSFRRLSLHSKLVLVTTSLLMASSFVFVFCVEGNNPLTLGPLEGETKLLATWFQSVSPRTAGFSTIPVDGMRAATLFFFIFLMFIGASPGSTGGGIKTTTAACLVMTVISTIKGQSDTVVFGRRIPETTVRKALSIVILALVLVLTVTLVMLVIEDLPVLDVIFEVVSAFSTTGLSTGITPLLSSSSKLLLIILMFVGRIGPVTLALALGRKFHGFPGSGVRYPEGTVIVG, from the coding sequence ATGGTACGGAGAATTGCTGGGTTATCGGGATGGAAACTAAGACCCGCCCAGGTATTGGGTTTAGGATATCTGATTGTGATTCTGGGTGGAGGTCTACTGCTTCAGATGCCCGCTTCCTGTCAACCCGGTGTGCAGTTGTCGTTTCTTGATGCTGTTTTCATGGCTACTTCCGCCACTTGTGTTACTGGTTTGAGCGTCTTGGATGTAGCTACTAGTTTTTCCACATTTGGTCAACTGGTCATCATGCTACTCATTCAAATTGGCGGATTGGGGATCATGACTATCTCAACCTTGTTTGCCCTGTTGTTGGGGAAGCGTATCGGGCTGCGTCACCGGCTGGCTATTCAGGAAGAACTAAACACCATTACCCTATCCGGTGTGGTGCGTTTGATTCGATTAGTTCTGGGGTTAAGTCTTGGGTTAGAAATCCTTGGTGCTGGTTTTCTTTTTATCCGTTGGATGGGCAAGATGCCCATCGGACAAGCGCTGTATTTTGCTGTGTTTCATTCAGTCTCTGCTTTCAATAATGCAGGGTTTGTCATTCTTGGTCCGAACCTTGAGGCATATGTGGGGGACGTGCTCGTAAACATAGTGCTATCTCTGCTAGTGATCGCCGGTGGATTAGGTTTTCTGGTGATCGGTGAGTTGTTACTTAAGTCTCTCTTGCTGAGGTCGTCCTTTCGGAGATTGTCTTTGCATTCTAAGCTCGTGTTGGTTACTACCTCGCTACTGATGGCCAGTAGTTTTGTCTTCGTGTTCTGTGTGGAAGGAAACAACCCACTTACCTTAGGTCCATTAGAGGGTGAAACGAAGCTTCTTGCCACGTGGTTTCAGTCGGTTTCGCCTCGCACTGCCGGATTTAGCACTATTCCTGTAGATGGAATGCGTGCGGCTACCCTCTTCTTTTTCATCTTCTTGATGTTTATCGGCGCTTCGCCTGGCTCTACTGGTGGGGGCATTAAGACAACGACTGCCGCGTGTCTTGTGATGACTGTGATTAGTACAATCAAAGGTCAGAGTGACACAGTAGTCTTTGGTCGACGCATTCCGGAGACTACCGTTCGTAAAGCGTTGAGTATCGTGATACTAGCCCTAGTCTTGGTGTTAACAGTGACCTTGGTGATGTTGGTGATCGAGGACTTGCCAGTACTGGACGTGATTTTTGAGGTAGTCTCCGCCTTTAGTACAACAGGTTTGTCTACGGGGATTACTCCCTTACTGTCCTCTTCCAGCAAACTTCTTTTGATTATCCTTATGTTTGTGGGAAGGATAGGACCTGTTACCCTGGCGTTGGCTTTGGGTCGCAAGTTTCATGGCTTTCCAGGTTCTGGAGTAAGGTATCCCGAAGGAACAGTGATTGTGGGTTAG
- a CDS encoding TrkA family potassium uptake protein → MQPMSFAVLGLGRFGTSVAQELSERGYEVIAVDKDPERVANIADRVVKAVEADTTDERALDAIGVRNVDVAIVAIGQDIQASILTTLLLKNIGVQRVWAKAQNHLHGTVLEKVGADRVVFPERDMGVRVAQALVSVNLLDYMEIAPEYHIAETIVPPRFDNKTLGEIDLRKKYGITVLVVKRGDEVNISPGGTDRLFAGDILVVIGSRKQLERFQRD, encoded by the coding sequence ATGCAACCAATGAGCTTTGCTGTTTTGGGCTTAGGCCGATTCGGTACCAGTGTGGCCCAGGAGTTAAGCGAGAGAGGCTATGAGGTTATTGCGGTGGACAAAGATCCCGAAAGGGTGGCCAATATCGCCGATCGCGTGGTTAAGGCCGTGGAGGCCGATACTACCGACGAGCGTGCCCTAGATGCGATCGGTGTACGGAATGTGGATGTGGCCATCGTAGCGATTGGCCAAGATATTCAGGCCAGCATCCTTACTACTTTGCTCCTAAAAAACATAGGTGTGCAGAGGGTTTGGGCCAAAGCCCAGAATCATCTCCATGGCACGGTATTGGAGAAGGTGGGCGCAGATCGCGTTGTGTTCCCGGAACGGGATATGGGTGTCCGGGTGGCTCAGGCTTTGGTTTCTGTGAACTTGTTAGACTATATGGAAATCGCTCCCGAATACCATATTGCTGAGACCATTGTTCCCCCGAGGTTTGACAACAAGACCTTGGGCGAGATAGATCTGCGCAAGAAGTACGGTATTACAGTGCTGGTAGTGAAAAGAGGTGATGAGGTCAACATTTCGCCCGGTGGCACGGACCGGTTGTTTGCTGGCGATATTCTGGTAGTCATTGGATCTAGAAAGCAGCTTGAGCGTTTTCAGCGGGATTGA